A single region of the Lycium barbarum isolate Lr01 chromosome 2, ASM1917538v2, whole genome shotgun sequence genome encodes:
- the LOC132627943 gene encoding allene oxide synthase 1, chloroplastic-like encodes MASTSFALPSLQLQFPSHKSSSSNRVIVRSIKDSVSERPPFISSPPVKPTKLPTRKVPGDCGLPLVGPWKDRLDYFYNQGKNEFFKSRIQKHQSTVFRTNMPPGPFISFNPNVVVLLDGKSFPTLFDVSKVEKKDLFTGTFMPSTELTGGYRVLSYLDPSEPNHAKLKKLMFYLLSSRRNEVIPEFHNSYSELFETLENELATKGKAELNAANDQAAFNFLARSLYGVNPLDTKLGSDGPKLIGKWVLFQLHPLLILGLPKVLEDLVMHTFRLPPALVKKDYQRLYNFFYDNSTSVLDEAEKFGISREEACHNLLFATCFNSFGGIKIFFPNMLKWIGRAGAKLHSELAQEIREVIKSNNGKVTMAAMEKMPLMKSVVYESLRIEPPVASQYGRAKRDMIIESHDASFAIKEGELLYGFQPFATKDPKIFERSEEFVADRFIGEEGEKLLKHVLWSNGSETENPSVNNKQCAGKDFVVLVSRLLLVELFLRYDSFEIEVGASPLGAAITLTSLKRASFWSPN; translated from the coding sequence ATGGCATCAACTTCTTTTGCTCTTCCTTCTCTTCAGCTACAATTCCCCTCACataaatcatcatcatctaatcGGGTCATTGTTCGATCCATTAAAGATTCAGTGTCTGAGAGGCCACCTTTCATTTCATCGCCACCCGTTAAACCAACAAAACTCCCGACCAGAAAAGTCCCCGGAGATTGTGGACTACCATTGGTTGGTCCATGGAAAGACAGACTTGATTACTTTTACAATCAGGGCAAAAATGAGTTTTTCAAATCTCGAATTCAGAAACATCAATCTACTGTTTTTCGAACAAACATGCCACCtggtcctttcatttccttcaaccCAAACGTTGTTGTTTTGCTCGATGGTAAAAGTTTTCCCACCCTTTTTGATGTCTCTAAGGTTGAGAAAAAAGATCTCTTCACCGGTACTTTCATGCCTTCCACTGAGCTCACAGGCGGTTACCGTGTTCTCTCCTATCTCGATCCTTCCGAACCAAATCACGCTAAATTGAAGAAACTCATGTTTTACCTCCTTTCATCACGACGTAACGAAGTCATCCCCGAGTTCCACAATAGCTATTCCGAGCTATTTGAAACACTAGAGAATGAACTCGCCACGAAAGGGAAGGCAGAGCTTAATGCAGCAAATGACCAAGCTGCATTTAACTTCCTGGCTCGATCTTTATACGGAGTTAATCCCCTAGACACCAAACTCGGATCTGATGGACCCAAGTTGATTGGCAAATGGGTGTTGTTTCAGCTTCATCCTTTGCTAATTCTTGGCCTACCAAAGGTTCTTGAAGACCTTGTCATGCATACTTTTAGGCTGCCCCCTGCTTTAGTGAAAAAAGACTACCAGAGATTGTACAACTTCTTCTATGATAACTCAACTTCCGTTCTTGATGAAGCAGAAAAATTCGGTATTTCACGTGAGGAGGCTTGTCATAATTTGCTATTCGCGACATGTTTTAATTCATTCGGAGGAATTAAAATCTTTTTCCCTAATATGTTGAAATGGATAGGCAGAGCTGGGGCCAAACTGCACAGCGAACTAGCTCAGGAGATACGCGAAGTCATTAAATCAAACAATGGAAAAGTCACAATGGCTGCCATGGAAAAAATGCCACTAATGAAATCAGTAGTCTATGAGTCCTTACGTATTGAACCACCAGTAGCATCACAATACGGCAGAGCAAAACGTGACATGATAATAGAGTCCCACGATGCATCATTTGCGATTAAAGAAGGTGAGCTACTTTATGGGTTTCAACCATTTGCAACTAAAGATCCGAAAATATTTGAACGATCGGAAGAGTTTGTTGCTGATAGGTTTATCGGTGAGGAAGGGGAGAAGCTATTGAAACATGTGTTATGGTCAAATGGATCTGAAACAGAGAACCCATCAGTTAATAACAAGCAGTGTGCAGGAAAAGATTTCGTGGTGTTGGTTTCAAGATTGTTGTTGGTGGAATTGTTCCTTCGATATGATTCGTTTGAGATTGAAGTTGGTGCATCTCCTTTAGGTGCTGCAATTACCTTAACATCTTTGAAAAGAGCCAGCTTTTGGTCACCTAATTAG